In Bacillus sp. NP247, one DNA window encodes the following:
- a CDS encoding peptidase: MEQLKKQVCDYIESHEEESVKFLTRLIQEKSVSGDESGAQAIIIEKLRELGLDLDIWEPAFNEMKDHPYFVSPRTSFTDSPNIVATLKGSGEGKSMILNGHIDVVPEGDVNQWDHHPYSGEKIGNRIYGRGTTDMKGGNVSLMLAMEAIIESGIELKGDIHFQSVIEEESGGAGTLAAILRGYKADGVIIPEPTNMKFFPKQQGSMWFRLHIKGKAAHGGTRYEGVSAIEKSMFVVDHLRKLEEKRNGRITDPLFKGIPIPIPINVGKIEGGSWPSSVPDSLILEGRCGIAPNETIEAAKEEFEGWIGELKDVDSWFVKNPVKVEWFGARWVPGELEENHPLITTLGHNFVEIEGNEPIIEASPWGTDGGLFTQIANVPTIVFGPGETKVAHYPNEYIEVDKMIAAAKIIACTLLDWCEVKK; this comes from the coding sequence ATGGAGCAATTAAAAAAACAAGTTTGTGATTATATTGAGAGTCATGAAGAAGAGAGCGTAAAATTTTTAACACGACTAATTCAAGAAAAGAGCGTATCTGGTGATGAAAGTGGTGCGCAGGCAATTATTATTGAAAAGTTGCGTGAGTTAGGTCTCGACCTTGATATTTGGGAGCCTGCTTTTAATGAAATGAAAGATCACCCTTATTTCGTATCACCTCGTACAAGCTTTACAGATAGCCCGAACATTGTAGCGACTTTAAAAGGAAGTGGCGAAGGGAAATCTATGATTTTAAACGGGCATATTGACGTCGTGCCAGAAGGGGATGTAAATCAGTGGGACCATCATCCGTATAGTGGAGAGAAAATAGGAAACCGCATATATGGACGTGGAACAACAGATATGAAAGGCGGCAATGTCTCACTTATGCTTGCGATGGAAGCGATTATTGAATCTGGTATTGAACTAAAAGGTGATATACATTTTCAAAGTGTAATAGAAGAAGAGAGCGGTGGGGCAGGAACATTAGCTGCTATTTTACGAGGATATAAGGCAGATGGCGTTATTATTCCTGAGCCGACGAATATGAAGTTTTTCCCGAAACAACAAGGGTCAATGTGGTTTCGTCTACATATAAAAGGCAAAGCAGCACACGGTGGTACACGTTATGAAGGAGTAAGTGCAATTGAAAAAAGTATGTTTGTTGTAGATCATTTGAGAAAATTAGAAGAGAAGAGAAACGGTCGAATTACAGATCCGTTATTTAAGGGGATTCCGATTCCAATTCCAATTAACGTTGGGAAAATTGAAGGGGGAAGCTGGCCAAGTTCTGTTCCCGATTCATTAATTTTAGAAGGAAGATGTGGTATTGCGCCGAATGAGACTATAGAGGCAGCAAAAGAAGAGTTTGAAGGCTGGATTGGTGAATTAAAAGATGTGGATAGTTGGTTTGTAAAAAATCCTGTAAAAGTAGAATGGTTTGGAGCGAGATGGGTTCCTGGTGAACTAGAAGAAAATCATCCACTTATTACAACGCTTGGGCATAACTTTGTTGAAATCGAAGGGAATGAACCGATTATAGAAGCTTCGCCATGGGGAACTGATGGAGGTTTGTTCACACAAATCGCTAACGTACCAACGATAGTATTTGGTCCAGGAGAGACGAAAGTAGCACATTATCCAAACGAATATATAGAAGTTGATAAAATGATTGCTGCCGCAAAAATAATTGCATGTACATTACTAGATTGGTGTGAGGTGAAGAAATGA
- the ablB gene encoding putative beta-lysine N-acetyltransferase: MKYYESFSEQTKHYTVEGVLDYFNKRVRVDHYTGNVESIIQTIDELAEKHSFTKCIIKGKGEHVSTWLSFGFLLEATIPHYFQGHDAYFFVKYQSDKRRNSIHWAEEDNILSGVKSKEVKEKEIPEKFVLRKATEEDAEELATVFGKVFEVYPTPLNEASYVKQTMKEEDTIYYVYEFDGQIISTASAEMNVKEGNAELTNCATLPEYRKHGFMKSLLIKLEEELQEKSIFCSYTIARSLSFGMNAAFHQLGYTYTGRLANNCYIFDKLEDMNIWVKDLSNNK; encoded by the coding sequence ATGAAATACTATGAATCTTTTAGTGAACAGACAAAGCATTACACAGTAGAAGGGGTTTTAGATTATTTTAATAAACGTGTTAGAGTTGATCACTATACAGGAAATGTTGAAAGTATTATACAAACAATCGATGAATTAGCAGAGAAACATTCTTTCACTAAATGTATTATTAAAGGAAAGGGAGAGCATGTTTCAACATGGCTCTCTTTCGGTTTCTTACTGGAAGCAACGATACCTCATTATTTTCAAGGACACGATGCGTACTTCTTCGTGAAATATCAAAGTGATAAAAGACGAAATAGTATTCATTGGGCTGAAGAAGATAACATTTTAAGCGGTGTAAAATCAAAAGAAGTAAAGGAAAAAGAAATCCCAGAGAAGTTTGTGTTAAGAAAGGCGACCGAAGAAGACGCTGAAGAATTAGCAACCGTCTTTGGAAAAGTATTTGAAGTTTATCCGACACCTTTAAATGAAGCAAGTTATGTAAAGCAGACGATGAAGGAAGAAGATACAATTTACTATGTTTACGAATTCGATGGACAAATTATTAGTACAGCGTCCGCTGAAATGAACGTGAAAGAAGGAAATGCAGAATTAACAAACTGTGCAACTTTACCGGAATATCGAAAACATGGATTTATGAAAAGTTTACTAATTAAGTTAGAGGAAGAGCTCCAAGAAAAATCTATTTTTTGTTCCTATACAATTGCTCGTTCGCTTTCTTTCGGTATGAATGCAGCCTTTCATCAACTAGGCTATACATACACAGGAAGACTTGCGAATAATTGTTACATTTTTGATAAGTTGGAAGATATGAATATATGGGTAAAGGATTTATCTAATAATAAATAG
- the rocR gene encoding arginine utilization transcriptional regulator RocR — protein MTLLAVSTQEVIEAILGSIDEAIHAVDENGITIFYNTVAAKHDGSKIENVLGKHLLKAFPSLSRETSTLMKVLDTKKPIVHQVQHYQNLNGEDVCTVNTTLPILIDGNIAGAVEIAKDYSTIQKLTDTIVDLQTKIKRSTSKKTVKKHVAFETIVTDDSRFKQTKELAQKVAPTDANVLIYGETGTGKELFVQAIHEASKRKNKPFIAQNCAALPESLLESLLFGTTKGSYTGAIERAGLFELVDGGTLFLDELNSMPLDLQAKMLRVLEDGVIRRIGDNKTRKVDVRVITAMNQPPEVCLRENKIRTDLYYRLNVFSLYIPPLRERTEDVLLLASYFLKEYNKSYKKGVLQIDKEAKERLQAYQWPGNVRELKHTIEHAVIIAEGNSLTANCLPRTFRKEKIPEKKSILPLREALHQTEKELIDQALIETEGNILRAAKMLGIPRQTLQYKLSKYDKTAE, from the coding sequence ATGACATTGCTAGCAGTTTCGACACAGGAAGTCATTGAAGCGATTTTGGGCAGTATAGATGAGGCCATACATGCAGTAGATGAAAATGGGATTACAATCTTTTATAATACAGTTGCTGCAAAACATGATGGGTCTAAAATTGAAAATGTGCTAGGAAAGCATTTATTAAAAGCATTCCCGTCATTATCAAGAGAAACAAGTACGTTGATGAAAGTATTAGATACAAAAAAACCAATCGTACACCAAGTTCAACATTACCAAAATTTAAATGGGGAAGACGTTTGTACGGTAAATACGACGTTACCTATTTTAATAGATGGAAATATTGCTGGCGCTGTAGAAATTGCGAAAGATTATTCTACTATTCAAAAACTTACTGATACAATTGTAGATCTACAAACGAAAATAAAACGATCGACTAGCAAAAAAACGGTGAAAAAGCATGTTGCATTCGAGACAATTGTGACTGATGATTCCCGCTTTAAACAGACGAAAGAATTAGCACAAAAAGTAGCGCCAACCGATGCGAATGTTTTAATATATGGTGAAACTGGAACGGGGAAAGAGCTATTTGTGCAAGCGATTCATGAAGCTTCTAAACGAAAAAATAAGCCGTTTATTGCACAAAACTGTGCAGCTTTGCCAGAGTCGCTATTAGAAAGTTTGCTGTTTGGCACGACAAAAGGTAGTTATACAGGGGCGATCGAACGGGCAGGATTATTTGAACTTGTAGATGGAGGAACGTTGTTTTTAGATGAACTTAATTCAATGCCACTCGATTTACAAGCGAAGATGCTACGTGTATTAGAGGATGGGGTCATTAGGCGCATTGGAGATAATAAGACGAGGAAAGTAGATGTTCGCGTTATTACTGCGATGAATCAGCCTCCAGAAGTATGTTTAAGAGAAAATAAAATTCGCACTGATTTATACTATCGATTAAATGTATTTTCATTATATATTCCGCCGCTTCGCGAAAGAACTGAGGATGTATTGTTATTAGCGTCTTATTTTTTGAAGGAATATAATAAGAGTTATAAAAAAGGTGTACTTCAAATTGATAAGGAGGCAAAAGAAAGATTACAAGCTTATCAATGGCCTGGAAATGTTCGTGAGTTAAAACATACGATTGAACATGCTGTCATTATTGCGGAAGGTAATTCATTAACAGCTAATTGTTTACCGCGTACATTTCGGAAAGAGAAAATTCCGGAGAAGAAAAGTATATTACCACTTAGGGAAGCTCTACATCAAACGGAAAAAGAGTTAATAGATCAAGCGTTAATTGAGACGGAAGGTAATATTTTGCGAGCAGCAAAAATGTTAGGTATTCCGCGTCAAACGCTTCAATATAAACTGAGCAAGTACGACAAAACCGCCGAATAA